The proteins below come from a single Aegilops tauschii subsp. strangulata cultivar AL8/78 chromosome 6, Aet v6.0, whole genome shotgun sequence genomic window:
- the LOC109758649 gene encoding L-type lectin-domain containing receptor kinase SIT2-like, which produces MSYFQAAYDGRRHTVPQKKTTSALREERSSTVQPRQLGLDVQHNPLMSRMKLICFLLLGAVGLGALDLVASLVDDQFVYSGFAGAGLTLDGSATVTPSGLLELTNGSLQLKGHAFHPTPLRFRELPNGTVRSFAASFVFGILSAYPDMSAHGIVFVVAPTTDFSTALASQYLGLVNVQNNGHESNRIFAVELDTLQQDEFRDINDNHVGVDINGLVSLQSSNAGYYVGGDKERFENLTLISHEAMQVWIDYDAGTNRINVALAPLGVAKPARPLMSATYNLSSVITSTAYVGFSSATGSFDSRHYVLGCSFRMGSTTAPAMDIAKLPTLPREIPKVRSKVLQIVLPITSAAVVLALGTVVVLLLRRRRRYTELREDWEVEFGPHRFPFKDLHHATQGFNSKNLLGVGGFGRVYRGVLPDCNMEIAVKRVSHDSRQGVKEFIAEVVSLGRLQHCNLVRLLGYCRRKGELLLVYEHMPNGSLDKHLYGHQDDKPTLNWAQRFQIIKGIASGLLYLHEEWERVVVHRDIKASNVLLDDKMNGRLGDFGLARLYDHGTDPQSTHVVGTIGYIAPELGRTSKASPLTDVFAFGTFLLEVTCGRRPIFQDPRGNQVMLVDWVLEHWRRESLADAVDTKLRGDYNIDEACLVLQLGLSCSHPFVNARPNMRQVMQYLSNEVPLPQLMSTKMSFHTLAMMQNEGFDSYIQSSYSFSKASVSTTCVLS; this is translated from the coding sequence ATGTCGTACTTCCAAGCCGCATATGATGGACGCCGTCACACCGTGCCGCAGAAAAAGACCACATCCGCGTTAAGAGAAGAAAGGAGTAGTACAGTTCAGCCACGACAACTTGGCCTCGACGTacaacacaaccctctcatgtcTCGCATGAAGCTCATCTGCTTCCTCCTGCTCGGAGCCGTAGGACTAGGAGCACTTGATCTCGTAGCCAGCCTGGTGGACGACCAGTTTGTGTACTCCGGCTTCGCCGGCGCCGGCCTCACGTTGGACGGCTCGGCCACGGTCACGCCAAGCGGCCTCCTCGAGCTGACCAACGGCTCGCTCCAGTTGAAAGGCCACGCCTTCCACCCGACTCCGCTCCGCTTCCGTGAGCTACCCAACGGCACGGTGCGCTCCTTCGCCGCTTCGTTCGTGTTCGGCATTCTCTCCGCCTACCCCGACATGAGCGCGCACGGTATCGTCTTCGTCGTTGCTCCCACCACGGATTTCTCGACCGCGCTGGCGAGCCAGTACCTGGGCCTTGTCAACGTCCAGAACAACGGCCACGAGAGCAACCGCATCTTCGCCGTCGAGCTGGACACCTTGCAGCAGGACGAGTTCCGTGACATCAACGACAACCATGTGGGCGTTGACATCAACGGCCTCGTCTCGCTGCAATCCAGCAACGCCGGCTACTACGTCGGCGGCGACAAGGAGCGCTTCGAGAACCTGACGCTCATAAGCCACGAGGCGATGCAAGTGTGGATCGACTACGACGCGGGGACTAATCGGATCAACGTGGCCTTGGCTCCGCTCGGCGTGGCCAAACCTGCCAGGCCACTGATGTCGGCCACCTACAACTTATCTTCGGTGATCACGAGCACCGCATACGTGGGGTTCTCGTCGGCGACGGGCTCATTCGACTCGCGGCACTACGTGCTTGGCTGCAGTTTCCGCATGggcagcactactgctccggccATGGACATCGCCAAGCTGCCAACGTTGCCCCGTGAGATCCCCAAGGTTCGGTCCAAGGTCCTGCAGATCGTCCTCCCAATAACATCTGCAGCGGTCGTACTCGCTCTGGGCACCGTCGTCGTTCTCCTGTTGCGCAGGCGACGAAGGTACACCGAGCTACGGGAAGATTGGGAGGTCGAGTTCGGGCCGCACAGGTTTCCGTTCAAGGATCTACACCACGCCACCCAAGGATTTAACAGCAAGAACCTACTCGGCGTAGGGGGTTTCGGGCGAGTTTACAGAGGCGTGCTTCCAGATTGTAATATGGAGATCGCAGTGAAGAGGGTGTCGCATGACTCCAGACAGGGCGTCAAGGAATTCATCGCAGAGGTTGTCAGCCTAGGACGCCTGCAACACTGCAACCTGGTGCGGTTGCTTGGCTATTGCCGGCGGAAGGGGGAGCTCCTTTTGGTGTACGAGCACATGCCCAACGGGAGCCTTGACAAGCACCTATATGGTCATCAGGACGACAAGCCGACTCTCAACTGGGCTCAGAGGTTTCAAATCATCAAAGGGATTGCATCTGGCTTGCTCTACCTCCACGAGGAGTGGGAGAGGGTGGTGGTCCACCGCGACATCAAGGCAAGCAACGTGCTCCTCGACGACAAGATGAATGGCCGGCTGGGTGACTTCGGCCTGGCGAGGCTGTACGACCATGGCACCGACCCGCAAAGCACGCATGTGGTTGGCACCATAGGGTACATAGCCCCGGAGCTGGGGCGCACGAGCAAGGCAAGCCCCCTCACCGACGTGTTTGCCTTTGGGACCTTCCTTCTCGAGGTCACCTGCGGGCGAAGGCCCATATTCCAAGACCCGCGTGGTAACCAGGTTATGCTGGTGGATTGGGTGCTCGAGCACTGGCGTAGAGAGTCGCTCGCCGATGCGGTTGACACCAAGCTCCGAGGTGACTACAACATTGACGAGGCGTGCCTCGTGCTCCAGCTAGGTCTGTCGTGCTCGCATCCGTTCGTCAACGCAAGACCCAACATGAGGCAAGTAATGCAATACCTCAGCAATGAGGTGCCACTGCCGCAGCTCATGTCCACCAAAATGAGTTTTCATACGCTTGCGATGATGCAGAACGAGGGTTTCGACTCGTACATCCAGTCATCGTATTCGTTTtccaaagcaagcgtttccacgaCTTGTGTCCTCTCATGA